A single Crateriforma conspicua DNA region contains:
- a CDS encoding anthranilate synthase component II, protein MVVVIDNYDSFTYNLVQRLGEIDGAVDVRVIRNDEMSVDAIAELHPSRMIISPGPCTPNEAGVSVQCVRRFAGQVPLLGVCLGHQSIGQAFGGDIIRAPELMHGKTDQIHHDDGGLFAGVPMPFIATRYHSLVIDPETCPDDLIVSAWTDTGGNRQIMGVRHREYPLEGWQFHPESFLTQPGVELLRRFLNWSK, encoded by the coding sequence ATGGTCGTTGTCATCGATAATTACGATTCCTTCACCTACAACCTGGTCCAGCGGTTGGGTGAAATTGACGGTGCAGTCGACGTTCGCGTCATTCGCAATGACGAAATGTCGGTCGATGCGATCGCCGAATTGCATCCGTCTCGGATGATCATTTCGCCCGGCCCTTGCACGCCCAACGAAGCGGGTGTCAGCGTCCAGTGCGTGCGTCGGTTCGCCGGTCAGGTTCCGCTGCTGGGCGTCTGTTTGGGGCACCAGTCGATCGGCCAAGCGTTCGGCGGCGACATCATTCGTGCCCCCGAATTGATGCACGGGAAAACGGACCAGATTCATCACGACGATGGCGGACTGTTCGCCGGCGTGCCGATGCCGTTCATCGCCACCCGCTATCACTCCTTGGTAATCGACCCGGAAACTTGTCCCGATGATTTGATCGTTTCGGCCTGGACCGACACCGGCGGCAATCGCCAAATCATGGGCGTCCGCCACCGCGAGTATCCGTTGGAAGGCTGGCAATTTCACCCGGAAAGCTTCCTGACCCAGCCCGGTGTTGAACTGCTACGTCGCTTTCTGAACTGGTCGAAATAG
- a CDS encoding AAA family ATPase yields MQEPNAFRDQDFQDNASAGEVDRDPSSGQRKSATVDPTDDLVAARQLVEACQAIRHQVAQVVVGQDDVIEQLLIAILARGHCLLEGVPGLAKTLMVRTLAQSMHLDFRRIQFTPDLMPADITGTDIIQEDPETNRRQLVFQPGPVFTQMLLADEINRTPPKTQAALLEAMQEHEVTASGHTYRLKEPFFVLATQNPIEQEGTYPLPEAQRDRFLFHVLVNYPNRQEEAEIIDRTTSTSDLKVRAVVSGDDMVRFQSLVRRVPLPQHVRDWVLEMVCSARPSDPSSPAWVREFVQWGPGPRASQQLVLAAKARCLLHSRSVVSVEDVQALAHPILRHRMVPTFAAEADGIRVDDLIDRLMDETKQADQSAL; encoded by the coding sequence ATGCAAGAACCCAACGCATTTCGCGACCAGGATTTCCAGGACAATGCATCAGCCGGCGAAGTGGATCGCGATCCGTCATCCGGCCAACGGAAGTCGGCGACCGTCGACCCCACCGACGATTTGGTCGCGGCCAGGCAATTGGTCGAAGCCTGTCAAGCGATTCGTCACCAAGTCGCCCAGGTCGTGGTGGGACAAGACGATGTGATCGAGCAATTGTTGATCGCGATCCTGGCTCGAGGGCATTGTTTGTTGGAAGGGGTGCCGGGACTGGCCAAGACTTTGATGGTCCGTACGTTGGCACAATCGATGCATTTGGATTTTCGTCGAATCCAGTTCACCCCCGACTTGATGCCCGCGGACATCACCGGCACCGACATCATCCAAGAGGATCCGGAGACGAATCGTCGGCAATTGGTGTTTCAACCGGGGCCGGTCTTCACGCAAATGCTGTTGGCTGACGAGATCAACCGAACGCCGCCGAAGACCCAGGCGGCTTTGTTGGAAGCGATGCAGGAACACGAAGTCACCGCGTCGGGGCACACGTATCGGCTGAAAGAGCCCTTCTTTGTTTTGGCCACGCAGAATCCGATCGAGCAAGAAGGCACGTATCCGTTGCCCGAAGCCCAGCGGGACCGATTCTTGTTTCATGTCTTGGTCAATTATCCGAATCGTCAAGAAGAAGCCGAGATCATTGACCGCACCACCTCCACATCGGATCTGAAAGTCCGCGCGGTGGTTTCGGGCGACGACATGGTTCGATTTCAATCGCTGGTTCGCCGTGTGCCCTTGCCCCAGCACGTTCGTGATTGGGTGCTGGAAATGGTCTGTTCGGCGCGACCGAGTGATCCATCAAGTCCGGCGTGGGTGCGCGAGTTCGTTCAGTGGGGTCCCGGGCCGCGTGCATCACAGCAATTGGTTTTGGCCGCCAAAGCCAGGTGTTTGTTGCATTCACGCAGCGTGGTCAGCGTGGAAGATGTCCAGGCCTTGGCCCATCCCATCTTGCGACACCGAATGGTCCCGACCTTTGCGGCCGAAGCGGATGGCATCCGTGTGGATGATCTAATTGATCGGCTGATGGATGAGACGAAACAAGCGGATCAGTCGGCGCTGTAA
- a CDS encoding ATP-binding protein, translated as MASLFVVRGRNQGSYFQLRSAVHRIGREGHCDIQLLDSEVSRTHAEIRCQATAGKYQLLDLGSSNGTRINGEKVQNHWLQSGDRIEIGQSLMIFTGTGLPASLDAAHGVDIVGKSRDSEASQIVSSLSRSAATGPPSASDAERSLEVIYRTAIAVGRGEDLDTVLDRILQLVFDWVDADRGCIMLKDPDTGQLQPAARCDRQLSKPNKSLGKSDSLHLAASPKSDSSSATKVNSDERIAISRTILDYVIDRREGVRTTDAKGDDRFESAASIVQAGVREALCVPLQGRYDIVGALYVDTYSSPGRLMQSGGQPRFTDEHLRLITAIGYQAALAIEDTFYYSALVQSERLAAMGQTIAMISHHVKNILQGIRGGSYLIDAGLKRDDNDAVRRGWSIVERNQDRISNLVLDMLSFSKEREPERIDADLNATVSDVIELMHSRARELDVQLGCDLAEDLPIAKFDPDAIHRALLNLVTNAIDAAKAGVDARDDVTDSVTEIRSTEQTTDDISSTSDTLESLTSHTPTGPLAEDVPNDGEDQAKVFVQTKFVAGHGWRVDVIDNGLGVPPEQREKIFSLFESSKGSTGTGLGLPVSAKILREHDGDIQVLDSPVGRGSCFRIWLPCEKTDSTGAIHSTTMPDDAVVTDHDTENS; from the coding sequence ATGGCTTCCCTGTTTGTAGTTCGCGGCCGCAACCAGGGATCCTATTTCCAGCTGCGTTCGGCCGTTCATCGGATCGGACGCGAAGGCCACTGTGACATCCAGCTGCTGGACAGTGAGGTATCGCGGACGCACGCGGAAATCCGCTGCCAAGCGACCGCGGGCAAGTACCAACTGCTGGATCTGGGCAGCAGCAACGGGACCCGCATCAACGGCGAAAAAGTTCAAAACCACTGGCTGCAAAGCGGTGATCGAATCGAAATCGGCCAGTCGTTGATGATTTTTACCGGCACCGGGCTGCCAGCATCCCTGGATGCCGCCCACGGTGTCGACATCGTCGGCAAGTCACGTGACAGCGAAGCTAGCCAGATCGTCTCGTCGCTTTCACGTTCCGCTGCGACCGGTCCGCCGTCGGCATCGGACGCCGAACGATCGTTGGAAGTCATCTATCGAACCGCGATCGCCGTCGGACGTGGCGAAGACCTGGACACCGTGCTGGACCGGATCCTGCAATTGGTTTTTGACTGGGTCGATGCGGATCGCGGCTGCATCATGCTGAAAGATCCGGACACCGGCCAATTACAGCCCGCCGCACGATGCGACCGCCAACTATCCAAACCCAACAAATCGCTGGGTAAATCGGATTCGCTTCACCTGGCGGCGTCGCCGAAGTCCGATTCTTCATCGGCGACAAAGGTCAACTCGGACGAACGGATCGCGATCAGCCGGACCATCCTGGACTATGTGATCGACCGTCGCGAAGGTGTCCGTACAACCGATGCGAAAGGCGACGACCGTTTCGAATCGGCCGCGTCGATTGTCCAGGCGGGTGTCCGCGAAGCGTTGTGTGTGCCGCTGCAAGGCCGTTATGACATCGTCGGTGCCTTGTACGTTGACACCTACAGTTCGCCGGGACGGCTGATGCAAAGCGGCGGCCAGCCAAGGTTCACCGACGAACACCTGCGTTTGATCACGGCCATCGGATATCAAGCGGCGCTTGCGATCGAAGACACGTTTTACTATTCGGCACTGGTGCAAAGCGAACGCTTGGCGGCGATGGGCCAAACGATCGCGATGATCAGCCATCACGTAAAGAATATCTTGCAAGGCATCCGCGGCGGCAGCTATTTGATCGATGCGGGGCTGAAACGTGACGACAACGACGCGGTACGACGCGGCTGGTCGATCGTTGAACGCAATCAGGATCGCATTTCCAACTTGGTCTTGGACATGCTGTCATTTTCCAAAGAACGCGAACCCGAACGAATCGATGCGGACTTGAATGCCACCGTGTCCGACGTGATCGAACTTATGCACAGCCGGGCACGCGAACTGGACGTCCAGTTGGGCTGCGACTTGGCCGAAGATTTACCGATCGCAAAATTCGATCCCGACGCGATCCACCGCGCATTGCTGAACCTGGTCACCAACGCGATCGACGCAGCCAAGGCCGGTGTGGATGCCCGAGACGATGTGACCGATTCGGTGACGGAAATTCGGTCCACCGAACAAACCACCGACGACATTTCATCGACCTCGGACACACTGGAAAGCCTGACGTCACACACCCCCACCGGTCCACTGGCCGAAGACGTTCCGAACGATGGCGAAGACCAAGCCAAAGTGTTTGTGCAAACAAAATTTGTTGCCGGCCACGGATGGCGAGTCGATGTGATCGACAACGGCCTGGGCGTGCCGCCGGAACAACGCGAAAAAATCTTTTCGCTATTTGAATCTAGCAAGGGTTCCACGGGGACGGGCTTGGGATTGCCCGTCAGTGCCAAAATCCTGCGTGAACATGACGGCGACATTCAAGTTTTGGATTCGCCGGTCGGACGCGGCAGTTGTTTTCGGATTTGGCTGCCCTGCGAAAAAACGGACTCCACCGGGGCCATTCACAGCACGACCATGCCCGATGACGCGGTCGTCACCGACCACGACACCGAAAATTCCTGA
- a CDS encoding transglutaminase-like domain-containing protein produces the protein MLHDRLILNGLLLGLGLFVGSTFDTTSMLLPLLLLASIVGQHSAYRRQQREGSGAHSPGSRQRLAFLAPMIAIVLAVAWRSRQYGGDNANPIQAAADMIAHGCVFASMVGWVMRPNRGHVLMLGGGLAAVLACVLVGGASQTILGQTTVGVVTCLSFLVAAQIIGWAPLEHAGQQSGSSERRRDVALTSSIDGESWLVRLASGPWMFSAVAATGILTGTTLMAQAAGTLLPDIQKRLQDQLNNSLDALSDRIVIAGMSYVHGSRLGVIRNHILASPEEIAFRAFADSAPGYLRGTVFDTYRSRRWLLSSESSLGRRRNSDLTVIFASKTGTSPTFGAISDELLRFPVRDEDYSPGGRVLADPAGAPTRQTKTIEVHNRPEKGLVIFTSLNTRWIEAVADSIQLTSHEVIESGVNITEPYVLGVVKDPIRQAIAPEQRDALLRVPGPLESTLATFAEMLCTREKTAQQNAQSVAQFFQSKFEYSLNQDSRPPRGVDPLKYFLDTRHPAHCEYFASATALILRQAGIPTRYVTGYVTWEKSTEEEYYLARNRDAHAWVEAYDDENQVWFAVESTPGRRYSQLDFENQADLASDDDWYNANQVGEGDSGLFSWLYGRLIGSGVIAFFSSSIRSVQLPLFVLLVGLVWFRGRIRRQQHDTDDDVRARRMLRHVDRKVKRYSLIRHSNETLHRFADRVEQASVDALSRFQQTNRGVDQQQSDRLASMADWYRRYAADRYRGRTPTPFA, from the coding sequence ATGCTGCATGATCGCTTGATTCTGAACGGATTGCTGTTGGGATTAGGGTTGTTCGTCGGTTCGACGTTCGACACCACATCGATGTTGTTGCCACTGCTGTTGCTGGCCAGCATCGTCGGCCAACATTCGGCGTATCGCCGTCAACAGCGCGAAGGAAGTGGCGCGCACAGTCCTGGTTCGCGACAACGCCTTGCTTTCTTAGCACCGATGATCGCCATCGTGTTGGCAGTTGCATGGCGATCGCGTCAGTATGGTGGCGATAACGCCAACCCGATCCAGGCCGCTGCGGACATGATCGCGCACGGCTGCGTTTTTGCGTCGATGGTCGGTTGGGTGATGCGGCCCAACCGCGGGCACGTTTTGATGTTGGGCGGCGGGTTGGCGGCCGTTCTGGCTTGTGTTTTGGTCGGTGGCGCCAGTCAGACGATTTTGGGACAAACCACCGTCGGCGTTGTGACCTGTCTTTCGTTTCTTGTCGCGGCACAAATCATCGGCTGGGCTCCGCTGGAACACGCCGGACAACAATCCGGTTCCTCCGAACGTCGCCGCGATGTCGCGTTGACGTCGTCGATCGATGGCGAAAGCTGGTTGGTGCGATTGGCTTCGGGCCCCTGGATGTTTTCGGCTGTTGCGGCGACCGGGATTTTGACCGGGACGACGCTGATGGCCCAGGCGGCCGGTACTCTGTTGCCCGATATCCAAAAGCGATTGCAGGACCAGCTGAACAATTCGCTTGATGCACTGAGCGATCGGATCGTGATCGCGGGTATGTCGTACGTTCACGGTTCCCGGTTGGGAGTGATCCGAAATCACATCTTGGCTTCGCCAGAGGAGATTGCCTTTCGCGCTTTTGCCGATTCCGCACCCGGCTACCTACGTGGCACGGTTTTCGACACCTATCGGTCCAGACGATGGTTATTGAGCAGTGAGTCCAGCCTTGGGCGACGACGCAACAGCGATTTGACCGTGATCTTTGCTTCGAAGACCGGCACAAGTCCCACGTTTGGTGCGATCAGCGACGAATTGCTTCGCTTTCCCGTTCGTGATGAAGACTATTCGCCCGGCGGACGCGTGCTGGCGGATCCGGCCGGGGCACCAACCCGTCAGACGAAGACCATTGAGGTTCACAATCGACCGGAAAAGGGACTGGTGATTTTTACATCGCTCAACACGCGATGGATCGAAGCGGTGGCTGACAGCATTCAGTTGACCAGTCACGAAGTCATCGAATCGGGGGTCAACATCACCGAGCCCTACGTGTTGGGCGTTGTCAAAGATCCGATTCGGCAGGCGATTGCACCGGAGCAGCGAGACGCTCTGTTGCGTGTGCCTGGTCCGTTGGAATCGACCCTTGCAACGTTTGCGGAAATGTTGTGCACCCGCGAAAAAACTGCCCAGCAAAACGCACAATCGGTCGCGCAGTTCTTTCAATCAAAGTTCGAGTATTCGCTGAATCAGGATTCTCGACCGCCACGCGGTGTCGATCCGCTGAAGTATTTTTTGGACACGCGGCATCCGGCACACTGTGAATACTTTGCCTCCGCCACCGCATTGATTCTTCGACAGGCGGGAATCCCAACACGGTATGTCACGGGGTACGTGACTTGGGAAAAGAGCACCGAAGAAGAATATTACTTGGCACGAAACCGAGATGCCCATGCATGGGTCGAAGCGTACGACGACGAGAATCAAGTGTGGTTTGCGGTCGAATCGACGCCCGGTCGACGGTACAGCCAACTGGATTTTGAAAATCAGGCCGACCTGGCCAGCGACGATGACTGGTACAACGCAAACCAAGTCGGCGAAGGAGATTCCGGGCTGTTTTCCTGGCTGTACGGGCGCTTGATCGGCAGTGGTGTGATTGCGTTTTTCTCGTCCAGCATCCGGTCGGTCCAGTTGCCGTTGTTTGTCTTGTTGGTCGGCTTGGTCTGGTTTCGTGGACGCATTCGTCGACAGCAACATGATACGGACGATGACGTTCGCGCCCGACGAATGTTGCGTCATGTTGATCGCAAGGTGAAACGGTATTCACTGATCCGCCATAGCAACGAAACATTGCATCGATTCGCCGATCGAGTGGAACAGGCTTCCGTGGACGCTTTGTCGCGTTTCCAGCAAACCAATCGTGGCGTGGATCAGCAGCAATCCGATCGATTGGCGTCCATGGCCGATTGGTATCGACGGTACGCGGCGGATCGCTATCGCGGTCGGACGCCGACGCCGTTCGCGTGA
- a CDS encoding DUF2617 family protein, with the protein MLSVRPKVAELAFHVFSRSLHPELYVVHQSRRIERSNYESRIELTNCGHVVTWNAAGGTLCEVATSARQPLPKRRCLLTQPLKGSRTETAECRGGVSYRTHFQLESVEPDMFWMVQKQLGNGPTEGLLHRFDSSGRMAFGALSYINIELRLRSMLVQAIHTFPDDYAIVKVESLFSLEA; encoded by the coding sequence TTGCTTTCGGTTCGCCCCAAAGTTGCCGAATTGGCTTTTCATGTGTTCAGCCGCTCGCTGCACCCGGAACTGTACGTGGTGCATCAGAGTCGGCGGATTGAACGCAGCAACTATGAATCGCGGATCGAATTGACCAATTGTGGCCACGTCGTGACGTGGAACGCGGCCGGCGGCACCCTGTGCGAAGTCGCCACCAGTGCCCGCCAACCACTGCCCAAGCGGCGTTGTTTGTTGACCCAGCCATTGAAGGGCAGTCGCACCGAAACGGCCGAATGCCGTGGCGGTGTCAGCTATCGAACCCACTTTCAATTGGAATCGGTTGAACCGGACATGTTCTGGATGGTTCAAAAACAACTGGGCAACGGTCCCACCGAAGGCCTGCTGCACCGTTTCGATTCCAGCGGACGAATGGCCTTTGGTGCTCTCAGCTACATCAACATCGAATTGCGGTTGCGTTCGATGCTGGTCCAAGCCATCCACACCTTTCCCGACGATTACGCGATCGTGAAAGTCGAATCGCTGTTCTCGTTGGAAGCTTGA
- a CDS encoding HisA/HisF-related TIM barrel protein, protein MSGGDAKTTEDQRTQAEAVPPVPGTASWDLTRCVAVLDLADHHAVHAVAGHRESYRPIRLSADASNAGSVIALTDHYLRLGLRQFYLADLDSLCGREPQWPTLRRILRHLAHQGGIRCWIDLGWTGQESPEIHGEVSRISRQYSWVRWVMASESLANVDALQKRCPPIGTDRMVFSFDFRGGEFWSRGPSLQQWLETVQQQSIDTAIILDVAQVGTASGGSDPMQLCRDVIGQYQTMGGPAVRWISGGGVRNADDVRNFVDAGCDAVLVATAMLPPQD, encoded by the coding sequence ATGAGCGGGGGCGATGCAAAAACGACCGAGGACCAGCGTACGCAAGCCGAAGCAGTGCCCCCGGTGCCGGGGACAGCGTCCTGGGATCTGACCCGCTGTGTCGCCGTGCTGGACTTGGCCGATCATCATGCGGTGCATGCAGTCGCCGGGCACCGTGAATCGTATCGTCCGATTCGTTTGTCGGCCGATGCGTCCAATGCCGGTTCGGTGATTGCATTGACCGATCACTACCTGCGGCTCGGCTTGCGGCAGTTCTATCTGGCGGATCTGGATTCGCTTTGCGGCCGCGAACCACAGTGGCCAACCTTGCGGCGTATCCTGCGTCACTTGGCACACCAAGGCGGAATCCGTTGTTGGATCGACCTGGGGTGGACCGGCCAAGAGTCGCCGGAAATTCACGGTGAAGTCAGCCGAATCAGCCGCCAGTACAGCTGGGTGCGTTGGGTGATGGCTAGCGAATCGCTGGCAAACGTGGATGCTCTACAAAAGCGATGTCCACCGATCGGTACTGATCGGATGGTCTTTAGTTTCGACTTTCGTGGCGGCGAATTCTGGTCGCGCGGCCCTAGCCTGCAACAGTGGCTGGAAACTGTACAGCAGCAGTCCATCGACACGGCGATCATCCTGGATGTCGCTCAAGTAGGAACCGCGTCCGGTGGCAGCGATCCGATGCAGTTGTGCCGCGACGTGATCGGACAATATCAAACGATGGGCGGTCCAGCGGTGCGGTGGATCAGCGGTGGTGGAGTGCGAAACGCCGATGATGTTCGCAATTTCGTGGACGCCGGCTGCGATGCCGTGCTGGTGGCCACCGCGATGTTGCCGCCACAAGACTGA
- a CDS encoding RDD family protein, whose translation MSQSNPYAPTAETMSADPFTTVPQSTALATLGERFLGALIDGVIQLVLIIPFSFGIGFAFAAAVGVEGVETYQYAIEAAGALVGVAIFLALNGYLLASKGKTIGKVVMKTTIVHRDTEQLLPFWPLIGKRYAWLWACSLIPIVGGVIPLIDALLIFRSNRACLHDDIAKTKVIKDQILA comes from the coding sequence ATGAGCCAAAGTAATCCGTACGCACCGACTGCTGAAACGATGTCCGCCGATCCGTTCACCACGGTGCCGCAGTCCACCGCGCTTGCGACATTGGGCGAACGATTTCTTGGGGCACTGATCGATGGCGTGATTCAGTTGGTGCTGATCATCCCGTTTTCGTTCGGAATCGGTTTCGCCTTTGCCGCCGCCGTGGGTGTTGAAGGGGTGGAGACCTATCAATATGCGATCGAAGCGGCGGGGGCTCTGGTCGGCGTTGCGATCTTCTTGGCGTTGAACGGATACTTGCTGGCAAGCAAGGGCAAGACGATCGGCAAAGTCGTGATGAAGACGACGATCGTGCACCGCGACACCGAACAACTGCTGCCGTTCTGGCCGCTGATCGGCAAACGTTACGCCTGGCTGTGGGCGTGCAGTCTGATTCCGATCGTCGGTGGGGTCATCCCGTTGATCGACGCCTTGCTGATTTTCCGCAGCAATCGCGCTTGCTTGCACGACGACATCGCGAAGACGAAAGTCATCAAGGACCAGATTCTCGCCTGA
- a CDS encoding multiheme c-type cytochrome translates to MPPQRRIDIRQDAAPNKRKSRNRLAARMAGPWPLACVMAIACVAAIGASWGRADDESLLLADPADTATSANDDPLLNMARPKETGKDPAKKKADNQSDSQAEDPHLQLWTENCYPSAETCRKCHPKQYDEWSISSHAYAAVSPMFQRFEQAMTELTQGTVGSFCVRCHSPVQTQLELPRDLSLLEAPAVVREGITCIACHRVNEHYGRSHGDRRIEPGNIHAPVNGGHGGHGLRDALAQANKLKLKTSPDQKGPGQPIHASANFFSPITNSDVCVSCHQVAVHPGLWLEIVHAQYRSGPAEAKGISCQDCHMGAVPGKPLGYEQGHAAVLNDKPFGTPRKHSNHTFWGPGYSIAHPGIFPHHPKARKIAPRDWLAFDVNAGWGTKAFEDRVDDSVVFPEPWSTVDDRIDGRKIIDENIARVHEKRSSSAITLESAIKVSDPIFYHPPRSGRPLHVGFRIDNVSEGHNAPTGSLGAQPQLWLNAVLIDPKGRRVWETGYLDRQGDLADLHSVDVARGHVPRDAELFNLQTKFLINNIRGTDREVSLPLNFSLDQLVFLRPGAVPVSVLNHPPLIRMEAHSIPPLDHRIANYTIPPTAMKLPGPYRLSVRMRSRTEPIYFMKLIGASPDMIRRMNANMIDINQRSHTFWVR, encoded by the coding sequence ATGCCGCCACAGCGTCGAATCGACATTCGACAGGACGCCGCGCCGAACAAACGTAAGTCGCGAAACCGTCTGGCCGCGCGCATGGCGGGCCCTTGGCCGCTGGCGTGCGTGATGGCGATCGCCTGTGTAGCGGCGATCGGTGCGTCGTGGGGACGCGCCGACGATGAAAGCCTATTGCTGGCTGATCCGGCCGATACTGCGACGTCAGCGAACGACGATCCGCTGTTGAACATGGCGCGGCCGAAAGAGACCGGAAAAGATCCCGCTAAGAAAAAAGCGGACAACCAATCTGATTCCCAAGCGGAAGACCCACACCTGCAACTGTGGACCGAAAACTGTTACCCGTCGGCGGAAACCTGCCGCAAGTGCCATCCTAAGCAATACGACGAATGGTCCATCAGCAGCCACGCCTATGCCGCGGTGTCGCCGATGTTCCAGCGGTTCGAACAAGCGATGACCGAATTGACTCAGGGCACCGTGGGTTCGTTCTGTGTCCGGTGCCATTCCCCTGTGCAAACGCAACTGGAATTGCCCCGTGACCTTAGCCTGTTGGAAGCCCCCGCGGTGGTCCGCGAGGGGATCACATGCATCGCCTGTCACCGAGTCAACGAGCATTATGGGCGCAGCCACGGTGACCGCCGCATCGAACCCGGCAATATCCACGCCCCGGTCAACGGCGGTCACGGCGGCCACGGATTGCGTGATGCGTTGGCACAAGCGAACAAGTTGAAACTGAAAACAAGTCCTGACCAAAAAGGCCCGGGACAACCCATTCACGCATCGGCCAACTTCTTTTCGCCGATCACCAACAGTGACGTCTGTGTTTCCTGTCACCAAGTCGCCGTGCATCCAGGGCTGTGGCTAGAGATCGTTCACGCCCAATATCGGTCGGGTCCCGCCGAAGCCAAGGGCATCAGTTGCCAAGACTGTCACATGGGTGCCGTTCCCGGGAAGCCCCTGGGATACGAACAAGGCCATGCCGCGGTCCTGAACGACAAACCCTTTGGCACACCTCGTAAACATTCCAATCACACCTTTTGGGGTCCGGGATACTCGATCGCCCATCCGGGCATTTTCCCCCATCACCCCAAGGCCAGAAAGATCGCGCCGCGCGACTGGCTGGCTTTCGATGTGAACGCCGGCTGGGGCACCAAAGCTTTCGAAGATCGCGTCGACGATTCCGTGGTCTTTCCCGAACCCTGGTCGACGGTCGACGATCGCATCGATGGACGAAAAATCATCGATGAAAACATTGCACGCGTGCACGAAAAACGATCGTCATCGGCGATCACACTGGAATCCGCGATCAAGGTCAGCGACCCGATTTTTTATCATCCACCGCGGTCCGGCCGACCGCTTCACGTGGGCTTCCGCATCGATAACGTCAGCGAAGGCCACAACGCACCGACGGGATCCCTGGGCGCTCAGCCGCAACTGTGGCTAAACGCGGTCTTGATTGATCCGAAAGGCCGCCGCGTTTGGGAAACCGGTTACCTGGATCGACAGGGTGACCTTGCGGATCTGCACAGCGTTGATGTGGCCCGCGGGCACGTTCCCCGCGACGCAGAACTGTTCAATCTGCAAACGAAGTTCTTGATTAACAACATTCGCGGAACCGATCGCGAAGTGTCGTTGCCGTTGAACTTCAGTTTGGACCAGTTGGTGTTTCTGCGCCCTGGTGCGGTGCCGGTCAGCGTGCTGAATCACCCTCCGCTGATTCGCATGGAAGCTCATTCCATCCCGCCGCTGGATCACCGCATCGCCAATTACACGATCCCACCCACCGCAATGAAGTTGCCGGGCCCCTATCGGCTAAGTGTGCGTATGCGAAGCCGGACCGAACCGATCTATTTCATGAAATTGATCGGCGCCTCGCCGGACATGATTCGCCGCATGAACGCGAACATGATCGACATCAATCAACGCAGTCACACATTCTGGGTGCGCTGA